From the genome of Solidesulfovibrio carbinolicus, one region includes:
- the rplT gene encoding 50S ribosomal protein L20, which translates to MRVKRGQAAHKRHKKFLKMAKGYVGARSKLYETAREVAERSLVYAYRDRKQRKRQMRKLWILRINAAARENGLSYSVFMHGLTVAGVELDRKVLADMAVREKDSFQKLAELVKSKVA; encoded by the coding sequence ATGCGCGTGAAACGCGGTCAAGCCGCCCATAAGCGGCACAAGAAATTTTTGAAGATGGCCAAGGGCTACGTCGGTGCCCGCAGCAAGCTGTACGAAACCGCACGCGAAGTCGCCGAACGCTCGCTCGTTTACGCCTACCGCGACCGCAAGCAGCGCAAGCGCCAGATGCGCAAGCTCTGGATCCTGCGCATCAACGCCGCCGCCCGCGAAAACGGCTTGTCCTACAGCGTGTTCATGCACGGGCTGACCGTCGCCGGCGTTGAGCTCGACCGCAAGGTGCTGGCCGACATGGCCGTTCGCGAAAAGGACAGCTTCCAGAAGCTGGCGGAGCTCGTCAAATCCAAGGTGGCCTAA
- a CDS encoding cysteine rich repeat-containing protein has translation MPIVFQARALAGLPKTLAAAVALAGCLTVAGPATAQQPAPAAGQALKEACKGDYKTLCSEVQPGGGRIVACLKQQADKLSPGCKQALTAAQSAKQAAGAKQ, from the coding sequence ATGCCAATCGTTTTCCAAGCCCGCGCCCTGGCCGGCCTGCCCAAAACCCTGGCCGCCGCCGTCGCCCTGGCCGGCTGCCTGACCGTCGCCGGGCCGGCTACGGCCCAGCAGCCCGCCCCGGCCGCCGGCCAGGCGCTCAAGGAGGCCTGCAAAGGCGACTACAAAACCCTGTGTTCCGAGGTGCAGCCAGGCGGCGGACGCATTGTCGCCTGCCTCAAACAGCAGGCCGACAAGCTTTCGCCCGGCTGCAAGCAGGCCTTGACGGCGGCCCAGTCAGCCAAGCAGGCTGCCGGAGCCAAGCAGTAA
- the rpmI gene encoding 50S ribosomal protein L35, with protein sequence MPKMKTNRSAAKRFGKTGSGKFTRRRQNLRHILTKKSAKRTRRLGQGALVDSANVKAVSRLLPYA encoded by the coding sequence ATGCCCAAGATGAAGACCAACCGCAGCGCCGCCAAGCGCTTCGGCAAGACCGGTTCCGGCAAGTTCACCCGCCGCCGCCAGAACCTGCGTCATATCCTGACCAAGAAAAGCGCCAAACGCACCCGTCGTCTGGGTCAGGGCGCCCTGGTCGATTCCGCCAACGTCAAGGCCGTCAGCCGCCTGCTGCCCTACGCCTAG
- a CDS encoding glutamine synthetase III family protein: protein MSGIKARLDAISAIIGYKPAHAPLNFSETKPTDVFGCNVFSDKVMRERLPKHVYKSLKKTIELGEKLDASIADTVANTMKDWAIERGATHFTHVFYPLTGLTAEKHDSFLVPDGKGGAIAEFSGKLLIQGEPDASSFPSGGLRSTFEARGYTAWDVTSPAYILENPNGTFLCIPTAFVSWTGEALDKKTPLLRSTQALNKQAKRVLQLFGVETKLPVGSFAGPEQEYFLIDRNFVFSRPDLLIAGRTLFGAKPAKGQEFEDQYFGVIPRRVLSFMMEVERELYKLGVPVKTRHNEVAPSQFEIAPIFETGNLATDHNQMVMTVLRTVAKRYGMICLLHEKPFAGINGSGKHLNYSIGNAELGSLYDPGDTPHENAQFLVFCAAAIRAVHKFGGLLRATVATPSNDHRLGANEAPPAIMSVYLGEQLTDVFEQIKKGKVEGSKQKGVMSVGVDTLPPLPMDPGDRNRTSPFAFTGNRFEFRAVGSSQSIAGSQVALNAMMAESLDYIATKLEAATGGDPAKLNAAVQSVIQEIIKEHDAVVFNGDGYSEEWHAEAAKRGLPNLKTTPDALPVISSPEVVKLFTTYGIFSEAELKSREEIYLEQYVKTIQTEANLVVRMAKTIIFPAAMRYQSELAAACANLKAIGHDYKMDTLECVTAKLRDLQTKTAELEKIMEHTADGALAEAKHMCCTVLPAMNEVRAVADALEAVVADDLWSLPSYQEMLFIR, encoded by the coding sequence ATGAGCGGAATCAAAGCTCGTCTGGACGCGATTTCGGCGATCATCGGCTATAAGCCGGCCCATGCCCCTCTCAATTTCAGCGAGACCAAGCCCACCGACGTGTTCGGCTGCAACGTCTTTAGCGACAAGGTCATGCGCGAGCGTCTGCCCAAGCATGTCTACAAATCGCTCAAAAAGACCATCGAGCTTGGCGAAAAGCTGGACGCCTCCATCGCCGACACCGTGGCCAACACCATGAAGGACTGGGCCATCGAGCGCGGGGCCACCCACTTCACCCACGTGTTCTATCCGCTCACCGGCCTGACCGCTGAAAAGCACGACTCCTTCCTGGTGCCCGACGGCAAGGGCGGCGCCATTGCCGAGTTCTCCGGCAAACTGCTGATCCAGGGCGAGCCCGACGCCTCGAGCTTCCCCTCCGGCGGCCTGCGCTCCACCTTTGAAGCCCGCGGCTACACTGCCTGGGACGTGACCAGCCCGGCCTACATCCTGGAAAATCCCAACGGCACCTTCCTGTGCATCCCCACCGCCTTCGTGTCCTGGACCGGCGAGGCCCTGGATAAGAAGACCCCGCTTTTGCGCTCCACCCAGGCGCTCAACAAGCAGGCCAAACGGGTGCTCCAGCTGTTCGGCGTCGAGACCAAGCTGCCCGTGGGTTCCTTTGCCGGCCCCGAGCAGGAGTACTTCCTCATTGACCGCAACTTCGTCTTCTCCCGCCCCGACCTGCTGATCGCCGGCCGGACCTTGTTCGGCGCCAAGCCGGCCAAGGGCCAGGAGTTCGAGGACCAATACTTCGGCGTCATCCCCCGCCGGGTGCTGTCCTTCATGATGGAAGTCGAGCGCGAGCTGTACAAGCTCGGCGTCCCGGTCAAGACCCGCCACAACGAAGTAGCCCCCAGCCAGTTCGAGATCGCCCCGATCTTCGAGACCGGCAACCTGGCCACCGACCACAATCAGATGGTCATGACGGTGCTTCGCACCGTGGCCAAGCGCTACGGCATGATCTGCCTGCTGCACGAAAAGCCCTTTGCCGGCATCAACGGCTCGGGCAAGCACCTCAACTACTCCATCGGCAACGCCGAACTCGGCAGCCTGTACGATCCGGGCGACACCCCGCATGAGAACGCCCAGTTCCTGGTCTTCTGCGCCGCCGCCATCCGCGCCGTCCACAAGTTCGGGGGGCTTTTGCGCGCCACCGTGGCCACGCCGTCCAACGACCATCGCCTGGGCGCCAACGAGGCCCCGCCGGCCATCATGTCCGTCTACCTCGGCGAGCAGCTCACCGACGTCTTCGAGCAGATCAAAAAGGGCAAGGTCGAAGGCTCCAAACAGAAGGGCGTCATGAGCGTCGGCGTCGACACCCTGCCGCCGCTGCCCATGGATCCGGGCGACCGCAACCGCACCAGCCCCTTTGCCTTCACTGGCAACCGCTTCGAGTTCCGCGCCGTGGGCTCCAGCCAGTCCATCGCCGGTTCCCAGGTGGCCCTTAACGCCATGATGGCCGAGTCCCTGGACTACATCGCCACCAAGCTCGAAGCCGCCACCGGCGGCGATCCGGCCAAGCTCAACGCGGCCGTGCAGAGCGTGATCCAGGAAATCATCAAGGAACACGACGCGGTCGTCTTCAACGGCGACGGCTACTCCGAGGAATGGCACGCCGAAGCGGCCAAGCGCGGCCTGCCCAACCTCAAGACCACGCCCGACGCCCTGCCGGTCATCTCCAGCCCCGAGGTGGTCAAGCTCTTCACCACCTACGGCATCTTCAGCGAGGCCGAACTGAAGTCCCGCGAGGAGATCTACCTCGAGCAGTACGTCAAGACCATCCAGACCGAAGCCAATCTGGTCGTGCGCATGGCCAAGACCATCATCTTCCCGGCCGCCATGCGCTACCAGAGCGAACTGGCCGCCGCTTGCGCCAACCTCAAGGCCATCGGCCACGACTACAAGATGGACACCCTGGAGTGCGTCACGGCCAAGCTGCGCGACCTCCAGACCAAAACCGCCGAGCTGGAAAAGATCATGGAGCACACGGCCGACGGCGCCCTGGCCGAAGCCAAGCACATGTGCTGCACGGTCCTGCCGGCCATGAACGAAGTGCGCGCCGTGGCCGACGCCCTGGAAGCCGTGGTGGCCGACGACCTGTGGTCGCTGCCGAGCTACCAGGAAATGCTGTTCATCCGCTAA
- a CDS encoding sigma-70 family RNA polymerase sigma factor, whose translation MEKCWPFGGLLPLPRRPAAPPARDYAGADDDALAVWAGSGDRRAFDALVLRHGAFALRVATRLTRDATVAEDLAQEAFVRAWKAIGRFDPQRARLTTWLYRIVANLCRDHQRRARPEALPDGFDPADPAAGAEERLVAGQQARAMAAALAELPDRQRTALALVYEEGLSGAEAAKALGVSAKAVERLLARGRQFLRTRLADAAGQGGPP comes from the coding sequence GTGGAAAAATGCTGGCCCTTTGGCGGCTTGCTGCCGCTGCCCCGCCGCCCGGCCGCGCCGCCGGCCCGGGACTACGCCGGGGCCGACGACGACGCCCTGGCCGTCTGGGCCGGCAGCGGCGACCGCCGGGCTTTCGACGCCCTGGTCCTGCGCCACGGGGCTTTTGCCCTGCGGGTGGCCACCCGGCTGACCCGCGACGCGACCGTTGCCGAGGATCTAGCCCAGGAAGCCTTTGTGCGGGCCTGGAAGGCCATCGGCCGCTTCGATCCGCAGCGTGCCCGGCTGACCACCTGGTTGTATCGCATCGTGGCCAACCTCTGCCGCGACCACCAGCGTCGGGCGCGGCCCGAGGCCCTGCCCGACGGGTTCGATCCGGCCGATCCGGCCGCCGGCGCGGAGGAACGTCTCGTTGCCGGCCAGCAGGCCAGGGCCATGGCCGCCGCCCTGGCCGAACTGCCGGACCGGCAACGCACGGCCCTGGCCCTGGTCTACGAGGAAGGCCTGTCCGGGGCCGAAGCGGCCAAGGCCCTGGGCGTTTCGGCCAAGGCCGTGGAACGGCTGCTGGCCCGGGGCCGCCAGTTTTTGCGCACCCGGCTGGCCGACGCGGCCGGCCAAGGAGGTCCGCCATGA
- the pheT gene encoding phenylalanine--tRNA ligase subunit beta, whose product MLLSLSWLRELTPYQGTAQELADRLTMLGLEIEDIFNPFEAIMGVVVGRVLTREAHPDSDHLSLCTVDVGGESPLPIVCGAANVAAGQLVPVATVGVSLPGGLTIKKSKIRGQVSEGMICSESELGLAEEKSPGIMVLPESCKVGTPLPEALSLDTCVLDVSITPNRADCLSVLGIARETAMAFDLPLTLPEVAYAESGPEAAKELAIDIEDPDQCPVYRAKIIAGVTVAPSPDRIRWRLTAIGQRPISNIVDATNYVLFELGQPLHAFDRAKLAGNVIKVRNAAEGEAIVTLDGQERKLTARDLLICDADKPVALAGVMGGANSEMAVGSTDVVLECAVFRPGTIRKTARRLALPSEASYRFERGVDQVGSVYALNRAVSLMLETAGGTALPGVAMAEPKPFTPRGIGFRPARATMLLGEDMPEDFCRKVLTGLGCQLSETDPSGVIAVTPPSHRLDLEREADLIEEVGRVYGLDRIAPRLPRVSKALDDVPAESEFGFWSRVRTFAVGLGLREAVNYSFVGHADLDILCLDAACRVSVANPLSEDQNVMRPMLAPGLLATVRHNLSHGNANLRLFEVARVFAADAASETSAREAGRLGIALHGLRHPDGWPWPKDELAGYGDIKGIVEALIAHFKLPAGVYERDDSLPWLAPQVVVTVGGKRLGVIGQVTPEVADAYHARHALWLAELDLDALRALADSVTRGFKTLPSFPPVRRDVTLAAPAGVAVGDVLAAIAEAKAAIFEDVLLIDAFTPEGTDERRLTFRLTYRHPEKTLKDKEVDKVHEGLVAAVLAKLPVTRP is encoded by the coding sequence ATGCTGCTCAGTCTGTCCTGGCTTCGCGAATTGACCCCGTATCAGGGCACGGCCCAGGAATTGGCCGACCGCCTGACCATGCTCGGCCTCGAAATCGAGGACATTTTCAACCCCTTCGAAGCCATCATGGGCGTGGTCGTCGGCCGGGTGCTTACCCGGGAAGCCCATCCCGATTCCGACCACCTGTCCTTGTGCACCGTGGACGTCGGCGGCGAGTCGCCCCTGCCCATCGTCTGCGGCGCGGCCAACGTGGCCGCCGGCCAGCTCGTGCCCGTGGCCACGGTGGGCGTTTCCCTGCCGGGCGGGCTGACCATCAAGAAAAGCAAGATTCGCGGCCAAGTCTCCGAAGGCATGATCTGTTCGGAATCCGAGCTGGGCCTGGCCGAGGAAAAAAGCCCGGGCATCATGGTCCTGCCGGAATCCTGCAAGGTCGGCACGCCGCTGCCCGAAGCGCTTTCCCTGGACACCTGCGTCCTGGACGTCTCCATCACGCCCAACCGGGCCGACTGCCTGTCCGTGCTCGGCATCGCCCGGGAAACGGCCATGGCCTTTGACCTGCCCCTGACCCTGCCCGAAGTCGCCTACGCCGAATCCGGCCCCGAGGCGGCCAAGGAACTGGCCATCGACATCGAGGACCCGGACCAGTGCCCGGTCTATCGGGCCAAGATCATTGCCGGCGTCACGGTCGCTCCTTCGCCCGACCGCATCCGCTGGCGGCTGACCGCCATCGGCCAGCGCCCGATTTCCAACATCGTCGACGCCACCAACTACGTGCTTTTTGAGCTCGGCCAGCCGCTGCACGCCTTTGACCGGGCCAAACTCGCCGGCAACGTCATCAAGGTGCGAAACGCCGCCGAGGGCGAGGCCATCGTCACCCTGGACGGCCAGGAGCGCAAATTGACCGCCCGCGACCTGCTCATCTGCGACGCCGACAAGCCCGTTGCCCTGGCCGGGGTCATGGGCGGGGCTAACAGCGAGATGGCCGTCGGCAGCACCGACGTGGTGCTGGAATGCGCCGTGTTCCGTCCCGGGACCATCCGCAAGACCGCCCGCCGTCTGGCCCTGCCCAGCGAAGCCTCCTACCGGTTCGAGCGCGGCGTGGATCAGGTCGGCTCGGTCTATGCCTTAAACCGCGCCGTGTCGCTCATGCTCGAAACCGCCGGCGGCACGGCCCTGCCCGGCGTGGCCATGGCCGAACCCAAGCCGTTCACTCCGCGCGGCATCGGCTTCCGTCCGGCCCGGGCCACCATGCTGCTGGGCGAAGACATGCCCGAGGATTTCTGCCGCAAGGTGCTCACGGGCCTTGGCTGCCAGCTGTCCGAGACCGATCCTTCGGGCGTTATTGCCGTGACCCCGCCGTCCCACCGCCTGGATCTGGAGCGCGAGGCCGATCTTATCGAGGAAGTGGGGCGGGTGTACGGCCTGGACCGCATCGCGCCGCGTCTGCCCCGGGTGTCCAAGGCCCTGGACGACGTGCCGGCCGAGTCCGAGTTCGGCTTCTGGTCGCGGGTGCGGACCTTTGCCGTGGGCCTGGGGCTGCGCGAGGCCGTCAATTATAGCTTTGTCGGCCATGCCGATCTCGACATCCTGTGCCTGGACGCCGCCTGCCGCGTGTCCGTGGCCAACCCCTTGTCCGAAGACCAGAACGTCATGCGGCCCATGCTGGCCCCGGGACTGCTGGCCACGGTGCGCCACAACCTGTCCCACGGTAACGCCAACCTGCGCCTTTTCGAGGTCGCCCGGGTGTTCGCCGCCGACGCCGCGTCCGAGACCTCGGCCCGGGAGGCCGGACGGCTCGGCATTGCGCTGCACGGCCTGCGCCACCCCGACGGCTGGCCCTGGCCCAAGGACGAGCTGGCCGGCTACGGCGACATCAAGGGCATCGTCGAGGCGCTGATTGCCCATTTCAAGCTGCCGGCCGGCGTCTACGAACGCGACGACAGCCTGCCCTGGCTGGCCCCCCAGGTTGTGGTGACCGTGGGCGGCAAGCGCCTGGGCGTCATCGGCCAGGTGACGCCGGAAGTGGCCGACGCCTACCACGCCCGCCATGCCCTGTGGCTGGCCGAGCTCGACCTGGACGCTTTGCGCGCCCTGGCCGATAGTGTTACGCGGGGCTTTAAGACCCTGCCGAGCTTCCCGCCGGTGCGCCGCGACGTGACCCTGGCCGCTCCGGCCGGGGTGGCCGTGGGCGACGTGTTGGCCGCCATCGCCGAGGCCAAGGCGGCTATCTTCGAGGACGTGCTGTTGATCGACGCCTTTACCCCCGAGGGAACCGACGAGCGCCGCCTGACCTTCCGACTGACCTACCGTCACCCGGAAAAGACCCTCAAGGACAAGGAAGTGGACAAGGTCCACGAGGGGCTGGTTGCCGCCGTTCTGGCCAAGCTGCCGGTGACGCGGCCGTAA
- the infC gene encoding translation initiation factor IF-3, protein MTSAPSSDPRCNHRIRAREVRVIADDGSQVGIIPTSEALRMAQEKGLDLVEVAPNAEPPVCRIMDFGRFKYQQQKKLQEARKKATTVQLKEIKVRPKTDEHDYQTKLKHIRRFIEDGDRCKVTVFFRGREIVHKDRGLTILTRVVADLGELIKVEQEPRTEGRMMTMLLAPQVKKPTVPA, encoded by the coding sequence ATAACTTCTGCTCCCAGTAGTGATCCTCGGTGTAATCACCGGATCCGCGCCCGCGAGGTGCGGGTGATTGCCGACGACGGCTCGCAGGTGGGTATCATCCCGACCAGCGAGGCGTTGCGCATGGCCCAGGAAAAGGGCCTGGACCTCGTCGAGGTCGCGCCCAATGCCGAGCCCCCCGTCTGCCGGATCATGGATTTCGGGCGTTTCAAGTATCAGCAGCAAAAAAAGCTGCAAGAGGCCCGGAAAAAGGCGACCACGGTTCAGCTCAAGGAAATTAAAGTCCGGCCCAAGACCGACGAGCACGACTACCAGACCAAGCTCAAGCACATTCGCCGCTTCATCGAGGACGGCGACCGCTGCAAGGTCACGGTGTTCTTTCGCGGACGCGAAATCGTGCATAAAGATCGCGGCCTGACCATCCTGACTCGCGTGGTTGCCGACCTTGGCGAATTGATCAAGGTGGAGCAGGAGCCTCGTACCGAGGGACGCATGATGACCATGCTGCTGGCCCCGCAAGTCAAGAAACCGACCGTGCCCGCGTAA
- a CDS encoding acyltransferase family protein, which translates to MNPSLPQPTPVARDTTTALRGIAILIVLLSHFLTNFIVSHDSFGHAGNAAVALFFIASGYGNAWSLEKRHAGGNFSLRRYYGDRFFRLYPLYWLALCGIWASTKTAPDLWAFSAIKAPYWFVSAIIHCAVAAPLLYRFLRRAGPWRFSLSLFGLLAAATAGATALPEDIRAIVLSNTISYRNIVLGHIGFFGIGMALAFLPVAGSQTRPATAPLRAKALGLLALAGLLPGLVLLGGPKGQLAASLAGLGLAALCTAFTVVLLSGKAQLPWTRGLAFLGRNSYALYLFEPNYFWAMARLGFNPWTRTGLVWCALAAPAFLVFCQLAESSAAWLSRRPMFRFKPGSDAAPSTR; encoded by the coding sequence ATGAATCCATCTCTCCCACAGCCCACGCCCGTCGCCCGGGATACAACAACGGCGCTGCGCGGCATTGCCATCCTCATTGTGCTTCTCTCGCACTTTCTGACGAATTTCATCGTCAGCCACGACAGTTTCGGACATGCGGGAAACGCGGCGGTGGCGCTTTTTTTCATCGCCAGCGGCTACGGCAATGCCTGGTCACTCGAAAAGCGCCATGCCGGCGGGAATTTTTCGTTGCGCCGGTATTATGGCGACAGATTCTTCCGCCTCTATCCGCTCTACTGGCTGGCGCTGTGCGGCATCTGGGCATCGACCAAAACCGCTCCTGATCTATGGGCGTTTTCCGCCATCAAAGCGCCCTATTGGTTTGTCAGCGCCATCATCCACTGCGCCGTTGCCGCGCCGCTGCTGTACCGCTTCCTGAGACGAGCCGGACCCTGGCGGTTTTCCCTGAGCCTTTTTGGGCTGCTCGCCGCAGCCACGGCCGGGGCCACGGCGCTTCCCGAGGACATCCGGGCCATCGTTTTGTCCAACACCATCAGCTACCGGAACATCGTTCTTGGCCACATCGGCTTTTTCGGCATCGGCATGGCCCTGGCGTTTCTTCCTGTTGCCGGCTCCCAAACCCGGCCGGCAACGGCCCCGCTTCGGGCCAAGGCCTTGGGCCTGCTGGCCCTGGCCGGCCTGCTGCCCGGACTTGTGCTGCTCGGGGGGCCCAAGGGCCAGCTTGCCGCCAGCCTCGCCGGCCTGGGCCTGGCCGCGCTTTGCACGGCTTTCACGGTCGTTTTGCTCTCCGGCAAGGCGCAACTGCCCTGGACGCGGGGGCTGGCATTTTTGGGGCGCAATTCCTACGCGCTCTATCTCTTCGAACCCAATTACTTCTGGGCCATGGCGCGTCTGGGGTTCAACCCTTGGACCAGGACCGGACTTGTCTGGTGCGCCCTGGCTGCGCCGGCCTTTCTGGTGTTCTGCCAACTGGCCGAATCCTCGGCGGCCTGGTTGTCGCGACGGCCCATGTTCCGCTTCAAGCCCGGCAGCGACGCCGCGCCAAGCACACGCTAG
- a CDS encoding MerR family transcriptional regulator has product MSQKTYKIGEVADITGLKPFVLRFWETEFPQLVPVRTKKGQRLYTDEHLCLLSTIKTLLYEEKLTIDGARRRLAGPDREATVLRQVYDELRDIRRLLDDGDRPRFGTS; this is encoded by the coding sequence ATGAGCCAAAAGACCTACAAGATTGGTGAAGTCGCCGATATTACGGGGCTTAAGCCCTTTGTTCTGCGCTTTTGGGAGACGGAATTTCCTCAGCTCGTTCCGGTGCGCACCAAAAAAGGGCAGCGGCTTTACACCGACGAACATCTCTGTCTGCTATCGACCATCAAGACCCTTCTCTACGAAGAAAAACTCACCATCGACGGGGCGCGTCGCCGTCTGGCCGGCCCCGACCGCGAGGCGACGGTGCTGCGCCAGGTCTATGACGAGCTGCGGGACATCCGGCGTCTGCTCGACGACGGCGACCGGCCGCGTTTCGGGACGTCCTGA
- a CDS encoding periplasmic heavy metal sensor translates to MDVTPNPPSGWRRFVLPCSLLLNLFLVAVIGGRLLYGRVERLDGANMLSRLTSRAEAVLPAGEAKAFKDVIARDAQRFAKTRQQLGAARAELVRQVVADPYDKKATGQALLAWKAAWDSFAADFSDTLVDALGQVSPEGRRKLIAGRFGKPAKD, encoded by the coding sequence ATGGACGTCACACCCAATCCCCCGAGCGGCTGGCGGCGCTTCGTCCTGCCCTGCTCGCTGCTCCTGAATTTGTTTTTGGTCGCGGTCATCGGCGGCCGGCTGCTCTACGGCCGGGTCGAACGCCTGGACGGGGCCAACATGCTCTCTCGCCTGACGAGCCGGGCCGAAGCCGTGCTGCCGGCAGGCGAAGCCAAGGCCTTCAAGGACGTCATCGCCCGCGACGCGCAACGCTTTGCCAAAACCCGACAACAACTCGGCGCGGCCAGGGCCGAGCTGGTACGCCAAGTGGTGGCCGACCCGTACGACAAGAAAGCCACCGGCCAGGCGCTTTTGGCCTGGAAAGCCGCCTGGGACAGCTTTGCCGCCGATTTCAGCGACACCCTGGTGGACGCCCTGGGGCAAGTCTCCCCCGAAGGCCGCCGCAAACTCATCGCCGGCCGGTTCGGCAAGCCGGCCAAGGACTAG
- the pheS gene encoding phenylalanine--tRNA ligase subunit alpha, which translates to MSGLSLVAELEGLVEACAARLDRALALEELEAARVEFLGRKGQLAAVMSRLPGLDPDARREAGKAANAVKERLTALYDARLADLNRAAMDVALAGFDPTVPGYAPAAGSLHPVTLVTAEICKALEELGFSIVTGPEIETDYYNFEALNMPPEHPARDMQDTLYISDSIVLRTHTSPLQIRTMLARKPPVAVIAPGKVYRRDSDLTHTPMFHQIEGLLVDEGVSMADLRGTLTAFVRRIFGPKTNVRFRPSFFPFTEPSAEVDISCVLCGGKGSTAAGPCRVCKGTGFVEILGCGMVDPNVFDAVGYDTERYTGFAFGMGVERVTMLKYGIGDLRMFFENDIRFLSQF; encoded by the coding sequence GTGTCCGGACTTTCGCTCGTCGCCGAGCTCGAAGGCCTGGTCGAGGCGTGCGCCGCACGCCTCGACCGGGCCTTGGCGCTTGAAGAGCTCGAAGCCGCCCGGGTCGAATTCCTCGGCCGCAAGGGGCAGCTCGCCGCCGTCATGTCCCGCCTGCCGGGGCTCGATCCCGACGCCCGCCGCGAGGCCGGCAAGGCCGCCAACGCCGTCAAGGAGCGCCTCACCGCCCTTTACGACGCCCGGCTGGCCGACCTCAACCGGGCCGCCATGGACGTCGCCCTGGCCGGATTCGATCCCACCGTGCCGGGCTACGCCCCGGCCGCCGGCAGCCTCCACCCCGTGACCCTGGTCACGGCCGAGATCTGCAAGGCGCTGGAGGAGCTTGGCTTTTCTATCGTCACCGGCCCCGAGATCGAGACCGATTACTACAACTTCGAGGCCCTCAACATGCCCCCCGAGCACCCCGCCCGGGACATGCAGGACACCCTCTACATATCCGACTCCATTGTGCTGCGCACCCACACCTCGCCCTTGCAGATCCGCACCATGCTGGCCCGGAAGCCGCCGGTCGCGGTCATCGCCCCGGGCAAGGTCTACCGCCGCGACTCCGACCTCACCCATACCCCGATGTTCCACCAGATCGAGGGGCTGTTGGTCGACGAGGGCGTGTCCATGGCCGATCTGCGCGGCACGCTGACCGCTTTCGTGCGCCGCATCTTCGGCCCCAAGACCAACGTGCGCTTCCGGCCGAGCTTTTTCCCCTTCACCGAACCCAGCGCCGAGGTGGACATTTCCTGCGTCCTGTGCGGCGGCAAGGGCTCGACTGCGGCCGGCCCCTGCCGGGTGTGCAAGGGCACCGGGTTCGTCGAGATCCTGGGCTGCGGCATGGTCGATCCCAACGTGTTCGACGCCGTGGGCTACGACACCGAGCGCTACACCGGCTTTGCCTTCGGCATGGGCGTGGAGCGCGTGACCATGCTCAAGTACGGCATCGGCGATCTGCGCATGTTTTTTGAAAACGACATCCGCTTTTTGAGTCAGTTTTAA